GTAAAGGGGGTGACCAGCACCGTGTAGGTTCCACGAAACGGGCGCATGGCCTTCTCCTCGGATGGCTTCCGGTCAGATGATCGAAACAGTATATGCCTTGTATGCAAAGCGATAGGCAACATGACCCCGGCCCTGCGTCCTGACCTCGCGCCGGAGGAGGCCCTCCGCTTCACCTTCGATGGACAGGCCATTCTCGCCCGCCGGGGAGAGACGATCGGCGCTGCGCTCGCCGCACAGGGCATGGCGGCCCTGCGGCAGACGCGGAACGACCGCCCCCGCGGCATCCATTGCGGCATGGGGGCCTGCTTCGACTGTCTCGTCACTGTTGACGGCCGCACAGGTGTGCGCGCCTGCCTGGAGAAGGTCACCGACGGCATGGCCGTCGGCTCGGCTTCCGGCACGGCCGAGACTCTGGCCGATCTCGCGCCGCCTGCGGCCGGCCCCTTGCCGCGCCGCGCCGTCGACGTGCTGGTGGTCGGCGCAGGACCGGCGGGTGCAACAGCTGCTGCGCTCCTGGCCGAGGCCGGCGCCAGCGTCATCGTCTGTGACGAGCGGGCGGCCACGGGTGGCCAGTATTTCAAGCCGCGGCAGGTGGGCGATCCCTCTGCGACTCCGGCCGATGCGCAATTCGCCGAGGGGCGCGCGCTGGACCAGCGCCTGCGCCGCTCCGGTGCCGAACTCTGGACCTCCGCCACCGTCTGGTACGCCTCGGCGGGCGAGGGCGTCGGCGTGCTGCGCCCCGAGGGCGCCTGTGTGGTCGAGCCGCGCTTCACCATCATCGCCACGGGGGCGAGCGAGCGCCCCGTGCCGCTGCCCGGCTGGACCCTGCCCGGCGTGATGACCACCGGCGGCCTGCAGGGCCTCGTCCGGGCGCAAGGGGCGATTCCCGCCGGCCCCATCGTTATCGCCGGATCCGGCCCGCTCAACATCCAGATGGCGCTGGAACTGGTGAAGGCCGGGCACAGGCCGGCCGCGGTGATCGATTCGGGTCCCGGGCCCTCGCTGGCCGCGCTCGCGCCCTTCGCCCGGATGCTCGCCGCCGACTGGCGCCTGACCCTCGCCGGCATCGGCCAGCTCGCAGCCCTGCGCCGTGCCGGGGTGCCGGTGCTGTGGGGCAGCACCGTTGCGGCGATCCATGGCACGGATGGCGTGGAGGCTGTGGAGATAAGCCGCGCCGATGGCGCGACCGACCGCATCGCCTGCCACACCGTCGCGCTCAACATGGGCTTCCAGCCCCAGGCGGAACTTGCCCGGCAGCTCGGATGCCGGCTCACCTATGTCGATGCCGCCGCCGGCCACGTCGCCGTCCAAACGGCCGATGACGGTGCGACGAGCGTGCCGGGCATTCATGCGATAGGCGATGGCGCGGCCATCGGTGGATCGCGGGTGGCGCTGGCGCAGGGTGCGCTGGCGGCCGGCTCGATCGCGGCGAAGCTCGGCCTCAGGCCTCCTCCGGAAGCGGCCACGGCGCCCGCCGACCTGGCCAAGGCCCGCCGCTTCCAGGCGGCCCTCTGGTCGCTGTTCACGCAGCCAAAATTCGACGCTGGGTCCATTGCCGACACGACCCATGTCTGCCGCTGCGAGGAGGTGACCGCCGGCGCCGTGCGCGAGGCCTGCCGTACGGCGAGCCCGACGCTGGCGGCGGTGAAGCGCCTCACCCGCGCCGGCATGGGCCGCTGCCAGGGCCGCTTCTGCGCCGGCCCGCTCACCCGCCTCGTCGCGGCGGAGGGCGGCCCC
The Phreatobacter oligotrophus DNA segment above includes these coding regions:
- a CDS encoding FAD-dependent oxidoreductase, with amino-acid sequence MTPALRPDLAPEEALRFTFDGQAILARRGETIGAALAAQGMAALRQTRNDRPRGIHCGMGACFDCLVTVDGRTGVRACLEKVTDGMAVGSASGTAETLADLAPPAAGPLPRRAVDVLVVGAGPAGATAAALLAEAGASVIVCDERAATGGQYFKPRQVGDPSATPADAQFAEGRALDQRLRRSGAELWTSATVWYASAGEGVGVLRPEGACVVEPRFTIIATGASERPVPLPGWTLPGVMTTGGLQGLVRAQGAIPAGPIVIAGSGPLNIQMALELVKAGHRPAAVIDSGPGPSLAALAPFARMLAADWRLTLAGIGQLAALRRAGVPVLWGSTVAAIHGTDGVEAVEISRADGATDRIACHTVALNMGFQPQAELARQLGCRLTYVDAAAGHVAVQTADDGATSVPGIHAIGDGAAIGGSRVALAQGALAAGSIAAKLGLRPPPEAATAPADLAKARRFQAALWSLFTQPKFDAGSIADTTHVCRCEEVTAGAVREACRTASPTLAAVKRLTRAGMGRCQGRFCAGPLTRLVAAEGGPAPDVGAFFAPRPPARPVPLGAIAVEKAEWGGHRQSAPPAVSPRVTLQREPFGRIDTDVVVIGAGVVGSAVAWELARSGVSVTVVDRHEPNVQASGANAGSLHVQLLSFDFGAKAQAGGRPAAEVLRIAPVSIRLWKEIEALSGADFEMATPGGVMVGESEADMAFLAQKTALEKSYGIDSELIGANELRSLEPLIAPHFTGAALCRDEGKINPLRATPAIVAMAKAAGARFETFAGVTSIEREGAGWRVETEAGTVVARRVVNCAGGWASRVAAMAARPIPVQGAPLQMIVTEPGPTMVKHLVAHASRHLSLKQADTGGLVIGGAWPASLDPATGASHVEMASIEGNAWVAAHVLPAAARLRIVRVWAAMNINIDGAPILGEMPGAPGFFNCVTSNGYSLAPVVARITRDLMVDGRSDLPHAMFGLDRF